One genomic window of Salmo salar chromosome ssa12, Ssal_v3.1, whole genome shotgun sequence includes the following:
- the LOC106565897 gene encoding LOW QUALITY PROTEIN: kelch domain-containing protein 7A-like (The sequence of the model RefSeq protein was modified relative to this genomic sequence to represent the inferred CDS: deleted 1 base in 1 codon), whose protein sequence is MPIADLLGVQFDMQLLGKLTCSVAAVLLISWAYRFYSSRGTAAKSQLYVRPPPDRPTEEPIGTCLNCKMELRPPSTAKHDTRSDGDKQPGHSRSDDLTPDKTNTGTGEGEVTQIEEAGKFTNTKEMAALQEESNVEEDNSLELEEDIPVFVEEAEIKTNNCMFGSILKLPDPNDSGLASPSGRRSPCFLQRLEGSVGLGVGRELRQDLGLQGAYSSFLSKAEITVADANLVMEGPGDQSIVRGKIYEYFVESSSHSITDSILGQFEGNSLDSQSVKFGSRGSSLTEPPSSLSPIIMRDLVLPQSPVERPFSPVSPETTSPIKPGLIRKESYLTAAEHSELLITSLIPRASTQLRPHSHAYSSGDPSPVSPLSPTTDTRGPSAWEKPSLETIAGARFVNLPPENMGSSELESLKAKLDLGNCMEVLELSKKHGQAPLQQAALRVMSDNYLQVLRDPGLYGMLRAGERDEIQKQRMRGRQFLVAANMVPQDWVGSSPQGTKTEQRATNKPSSGLYCYDDYIDSWHPLCPVPQEVISKGCAVCTMDNYLFVAVGGCQQGADREMKPSKRVFCYNPVTSIWKEISPMNESRPHCKLAALQGCIYAIGGECLSTVERYDPRSDRWSFVAPLPNDTFAVAHHVTVCNGELFVLGGTLRYTLLRYNPKINVWRKSAITGSKMRTTEIVGVRNFLYRFDVNPQLGISVYRYHTVARLWYECCTKRLAHCPAFQCVVVDDTIYCISHQFTMRFLADEISPSFVADDLSVLSAAKGILFPFVLSLPDKKALQTSV, encoded by the exons ATGCCCATAGCAGATCTGCTGGGTGTCCAGTTCGACATGCAACTGCTGGGGAAGCTGACGTGTTCCGTGGCCGCCGTTCTGCTCATCTCCTGGGCTTACAGGTTCTACAGCTCCAGGGGTACAGCAGCTAAATCCCAGCTCTATGTGAGGCCTCCTCCAGACAGGCCCACTGAAGAACCCATTGGAACCTGTCTGAACTGCAAGATGGAACTGCGACCTCCAAGCACGGCCAAACATGACACCAGAAGTGATGGGGACAAACAGCCTGGCCACTCACGGAGTGATGACCTGACACCTGACAAGACCAATACAGGGACAGGGGAAGGAGAAGTGACCCAGATTGAAGAAGCAGGCAAGTTCACAAACACTAAGGAAATGGCTGCATTGCAGGAGGAATCAAATGTAGAGGAGGACAACAGCTTGGAGTTGGAGGAAGATATCCCCGTGTTTGTTGAGGAGGCTGAGATTAAGACTAATAATTGTATGTTTGGATCCATCTTGAAACTCCCTGATCCTAATGACAGTGGGCTGGCCAGCCCATCGGGCCGTCGATCCCCTTGCTTTCTGCAGAGGCTTGAGGGCAGTGTC GGGCTGGGGGTCGGCAGAGAGCTGAGGCAGGACCTGGGGCTCCAGGGGGCCTACTCCAGCTTTCTCTCCAAGGCAGAGATCACAGTGGCGGATGCCAACCTTGTGATGGAAGGACCTGGGGACCAGAGCATTGTGCGGGGAAAAATCTATGAATACTTTGTGGAATCGTCCTCGCACTCCATCACAGACTCCATATTGGGTCAGTTTGAGGGGAATTCACTGGACTCACAGTCTGTGAAATTTGGAAGCCGTGGCAGCAGCCTCACTGAGCCTCCCTCGTCCCTAAGCCCCATCATCATGCGTGATCTGGTTTTGCCGCAGAGTCCTGTTGAGAGGCCGTTCTCCCCAGTTAGTCCGGAGACCACATCTCCCATCAAGCCGGGTCTCATCCGTAAGGAGAGCTACCTCACAGCGGCTGAACATTCAGAACTCCTGATCACCTCTCTGATACCCAGAGCCTCCACCCAGCTGAGGCCCCACTCTCATGCCTATTCATCAGGGGATCCCAGCCCTGTCAGTCCCCTCAGTCccaccacagacaccaggggCCCCAGTGCATGGGAGAAGCCCAGCCTAGAAACCATAGCTGGGGCTAGATTTgtaaatctgcctccagaaaacATGGGCAGCTCAGAGTTGGAGAGCTTAAAGGCCAAACTTGATTTGGGAAACTGCATGGAGGTGCTGGAGCTGTCTAAGAAGCATGGGCAGGCCCCTCTGCAGCAGGCAGCCCTCAGAGTGATGTCTGACAACTACCTCCAGGTCCTCAGGGACCCAGGTCTGTATGGGATGCTGAGAGCAGGCGAGCGGGATGAGATTCAGAAACAGCGTATGAGAGGAAGGCAGTTCTTAGTGgcagccaacatggtccctcagGACTGGGTGGGGAGTAGTCCTCAAGGGACAAAAACAGAGCAGCGAGCCACCAACAAGCCATCCAGTGGTCTCTACTGTTATGAtgattatatagacagctggCACCCATTGTGTCCCGTCCCGCAGGAAGTCATCTCCAAAGGCTGTGCCGTGTGCACTATGGACAACTACTTATTTGTAGCAGTGGGGGGCTGCCAGCAGGGCGCAGACAGAGAGATGAAACCTTCCAAGAGAGTGTTCTGCTACAACCCCGTAACGTCCATTTGGAAAGAGATCAGTCCTATGAATGAGTCCAGGCCCCACTGCAAACTGGCAGCCCTACAGGGCTGCATCTATGCCATCGGAGGGGAGTGTCTGTCTACCGTAGAGCGCTATGACCCCCGCTCTGACAGATGGAGTTTTGTGGCCCCACTGCCCAATGATACATTTGCTGTGGCCCATCATGTCACGGTGTGCAATGGGGAACTCTTTGTTCTAGGAGGAACACTGAGATACACACTGTTGCGCTACAACCCAAAAATCAATGTGTGGAGGAAAAGCGCAATAACGGGAAGCAAAATGAGGACCACCGAGATAGTGGGCGTAAGAAACTTTCTGTATCGCTTCGATGTCAACCCACAGCTAGGCATCAGTGTGTACCGCTACCACACCGTGGCACGACTATGGTACGAATGCTGCACCAAACGCCTCGCCCACTGCCCTGCCTTCCAGTGTGTTGTTGTGGACGACACCATCTACTGCATAAGCCACCAGTTCACCATGAGGTTCCTGGCTGATGAGATCTCTCCGAGCTTCGTAGCGGACGATTTGAGTGTCCTCTCTGCAGCTAAGGGCATCCTTTTCCCCTTTGTACTCTCACTTCCTGATAAGAAAGCTCTCCAGACCAGCGTGTGA
- the LOC106565899 gene encoding uncharacterized protein C1orf158, which yields MCSTTYSMGNQEKSYDKWTQPGWRIEQKYANKVLIGNWVEEKFQFTRECKTANSTNRADYQPQRDHRPDVILRREALRKAEGLPAKLLLSHHGTLPSHYLVTLYDEMYGRQGTSTLPALRSWHPDRLAWTQEKSDHPILAPPTNFGLVESRQVRLDKQQSHLPALSVYRSAYQKYPLSAFCQPRFASVPRGHSSKLHPANRINKDMDLKQRPCRQVPDNSVSASLLPPLSAV from the exons ATGTGCAGTACCACATACAGTATGGGAAATCAGGAAAAGAGTTATGATAAATGGACCCAACCTGGCTGGAGAATAGAGCAGAAGTATGCAAACAAAGTTCTAATTGGCAACTGGGTGGAAGAGAAGTTTCAG TTCACTCGAGAGTGTAAGACAGCCAACAGCACCAACCGTGCAGACTACCAGCCACAGAGGGACCACCGGCCAGACGTCATCCTCAGACGAGAGGCGCTGCGGAAAGCTGAG GGCCTTCCCGCTAAGCTGCTTCTCTCCCACCATGGCACGCTGCCCTCCCATTACCTGGTCACCCTCTATGATGAGATGTATGGGCGCCAGGGCACCTCCACCCTGCCTGCCTTGCGCTCCTGGCATCCAGACAGGCTGGCGTGGACGCAAGAGAAGTCTGACCACCCAATCTTGG CACCTCCAACTAACTTTGGCCTGGTGGAGTCTAGACAGGTCCGTCTGGACAAGCAGCAGTCCCACCTCCCTGCGCTGAGTGTGTACAGGTCAGCGTACCAGAAGTACCCACTCAGTGCTTTCTGCCAGCCCCGCTTTGCCAGTGTGCCACGAGGCCACTCCAGTAAGCTTCATCCTGCCAATCGAATCAACAAGGACATGGATCTGAAACAACGGCCCTGCAGACAGGTCCCAGACAACTCAGTCTCCGCCAgcctcctccctcccctgtctgCTGTGTAG